The Vulpes vulpes isolate BD-2025 chromosome 1, VulVul3, whole genome shotgun sequence genome contains the following window.
ATCCCGAGGTTGGAGGGCAGTGGCCGTTGAACTCCTGTGTCTCCGGGGAATAGGGGTTTGGGTCGGAGGGCTGCtgtagaaactgaggcacaggaaacCGTGCTGATGTGCTCAAGGGCGCAGGCTCGCCCGACTGCGGAGGCCACGGCCTTGACCTGCCGCCCGCAGTGTCAGGACTCACCAGAAGGTCCATGCCGCTTCATTCCGTGAGGCCGAACAGaccccctcttctctctcaaacCCCAGATCCTTAGCCGCTCTTCTGAGCCGAGCTGCCCTGAAAGACGCCATGGGAACCCGTCATGTGCAGAgtttgctcttcctcctcctcctcctcgtcggGGCCCCCTCCTTGGCCTGTAAGGATGCGGGGCTCGGGGATGGGGGGTAAGGAGATGGTTCACAGAGGATGCACCCCTGGGGAAGAaggactgggggcagggggtggctcCCCCAGAGGGGGGCAAGTGTCTACCTTGGTCTCATTTCCTCGCCAGCCGAACCTGATTTCTACTGTCACAAGGGCATATCGATGAGCGTAGTAAAGGACCCAAAGAGAACGTTTAATTGGACCACCGACAAAGTTGAGACTTGTGACAGTGGGTCATTCTGCCAGGAATCCCTTTTGATGATTAAATCAGGTAAAGCCAGAAAGGGCAGTTGGGTTGGGTGGGAGGAAGAGTGAGTGTGTCCTCCCCAGTGctgttcctcctcccacccccacacccccaaaaCTGTAGGCCCACCAtccactttctctccttcctgtctcCAAACAGGGGCCAATACAGCCATTTTGGCCACTAAGGGCTGCATCTCGGAGGGGACACAGGCGATAACGTACATCCAGCACTCCCCACCGCCAGGCATCATCACAGTCTCCTATAGCAGCTACTGTGAGGAGTCCTTATGCAACAACAAGGAGAACTTACTGCAACTGTGGAGGGAGGAAGAGCCCCAAGGTAGGTTGGGAGGTGACACATGGGGACTGAGAAAAATGAGGTGAACCCCTGAAAAGATcgtggggcttcctgctctgtgttCTTACTTGGTTCAGGTCCAATGGGGCCATATGTAGAAAAGCCTCAGAGCTTTTGCCTGACTTTTTTCCAAATTGTTACCTTGGGGTCTAAACATTGCTCAGAGCACTAGGACGTCAATGAAGCCTGGGGTGTAAGTTGGGCTTTGGGTTTATTAAGCAATGAAGTGTCCTTGGAGGTTTCCAAGCCGGATGGTTTGGCATAGTCCATCTGGCAGCTCCTGCTTCCCTGATTTGGCTAGGCCCTATAGCAATCTGGCCTTGCCTACCTTTTCAGTtcacttccttctcttccttccctattTATTGGGTTCCAGCTGGGGCCAGAATTTGAAATAGTTAACAACAGATATGGTACTGGCCGGTCAGAATGTGTGCTGGCCATAAAGAAAACAGTCCAGCCCCATGTGTGCCTACCAACTGAATACCAACACCGCAGTGTCTCACAGTCCCTGAAACCTGCCATGCTGCTCTCACCTCCAGGCCTTTGTCCTTGCTGTTTCCTGTGCCACCCCACCCAACTTCCATTTTCACTCACCTAACCTCTCTTCACC
Protein-coding sequences here:
- the TEX101 gene encoding testis-expressed protein 101; translated protein: MGTRHVQSLLFLLLLLVGAPSLASEPDFYCHKGISMSVVKDPKRTFNWTTDKVETCDSGSFCQESLLMIKSGANTAILATKGCISEGTQAITYIQHSPPPGIITVSYSSYCEESLCNNKENLLQLWREEEPQAASTSAHLYCPTCVALGACSNAPSLPCPNDTVQCYQGRLQITGGGINSLLEVKGCTSVIGCRLMSGIFTVGPIWVEEVCPYRSVLQPRKIENRAAWLPVYIWRLELALLLLLQ